In Paenibacillus guangzhouensis, a single window of DNA contains:
- a CDS encoding cell division protein FtsQ/DivIB — protein sequence MAKQLPVLKEKKVKKNTSRKLLLILLLLFVVILAVLFFRSSVSKISEIQIKGYHMITKEEILLKSGLHVGDQFFGTSKETISERIRKIQAVEDVKIDLQFPGVIQINVQEFPAVAYQISQGNGQITGILSNGTNVLLQQDHVLVEKPILTQWKSGDPLLAQLCKQLAMIPDELLTDISEIIPDPTKAYPDRIKMYTRSQFEITTSISLLKDKAEYLNKVIETQQPGLITMLAADTYKPFDRATSDIEPEKETTQ from the coding sequence ATGGCTAAGCAGCTTCCCGTATTAAAAGAGAAAAAAGTAAAGAAGAACACCAGCAGAAAGCTGCTTCTGATCCTGCTGCTTCTTTTTGTCGTCATTTTAGCCGTTCTATTCTTTCGATCTTCCGTAAGCAAGATTTCAGAGATTCAGATTAAGGGTTACCACATGATCACCAAAGAGGAGATATTGCTGAAAAGTGGACTTCATGTTGGCGATCAATTTTTTGGGACAAGCAAGGAAACCATCAGCGAGCGAATTCGAAAAATCCAAGCCGTTGAAGATGTGAAGATTGATCTTCAGTTCCCTGGGGTCATTCAGATTAATGTTCAAGAATTTCCTGCGGTAGCGTATCAAATATCACAAGGGAACGGACAGATTACAGGTATACTTTCTAATGGGACGAATGTCTTACTGCAGCAGGATCATGTCCTCGTAGAGAAGCCTATTCTAACCCAGTGGAAATCGGGCGATCCGTTACTTGCCCAACTGTGCAAGCAGCTCGCGATGATCCCTGATGAACTGCTCACGGATATATCCGAGATTATCCCCGATCCTACGAAGGCGTACCCGGATCGCATCAAGATGTATACTCGTTCACAGTTCGAGATTACGACATCCATATCGCTATTAAAGGATAAGGCAGAGTACTTGAATAAAGTGATTGAGACACAACAGCCGGGGCTGATTACGATGCTGGCAGCAGACACGTATAAGCCGTTCGACCGCGCAACATCGGACATTGAACCGGAAAAAGAGACTACTCAATAA
- the ftsA gene encoding cell division protein FtsA: protein MSNGDIIVSLDIGTSKVRAIIGEMNNGTFNIIGVGSADSEGIRKGAIVDIDQTVQSIRNAVDHAERMVGIQISEVFVGISGNHIGLQSSHGVVAVSNEDREIGDEDIERVLKAAEVIALPPEREIIDVVAKQYVVDGLEGIQDPRGMIGVRLEVEATIITGAKTAIHNLLRCVEKADLKVKDLVLMSLAAGQLALSKDEKTMGSILVDIGAGATTIAVFQNGAMIATSTLPIGGEFVTNDIAYGLRTLTDQAERVKLKFGCAYGPDAEEDQVFKVIRIGSNVEKEFSQLDLAAIIEPRVQEIFQMVRQEVKRLGYSEMPGGYILTGGTVCMAGVLKVAQTELEATVRIAVPDFIGVRDPGYTSGVGIIHSVIRTVRMRNASPAKKAANRPKAPKSVEEKPGIFDRMKKFFEDFI, encoded by the coding sequence TTGAGCAACGGTGACATCATTGTTAGTTTGGACATCGGTACATCCAAAGTTCGAGCTATTATCGGTGAAATGAACAATGGAACCTTTAATATTATTGGAGTTGGATCTGCCGACTCGGAAGGTATTCGAAAAGGAGCAATTGTAGATATTGACCAGACGGTACAGTCGATTCGCAATGCTGTCGATCATGCAGAACGTATGGTTGGCATTCAAATATCGGAAGTTTTTGTCGGAATTTCAGGAAATCATATTGGGCTACAATCAAGTCATGGCGTAGTTGCTGTGTCAAATGAAGATCGTGAGATCGGTGATGAAGATATTGAACGGGTGTTAAAAGCTGCTGAAGTCATTGCTCTCCCTCCTGAGCGAGAGATTATTGACGTGGTTGCGAAGCAATATGTTGTGGACGGGCTTGAGGGCATTCAAGATCCACGCGGCATGATTGGCGTACGCCTGGAAGTGGAAGCAACGATCATTACGGGTGCGAAGACAGCGATACATAACCTATTAAGATGCGTTGAAAAAGCAGATTTAAAAGTAAAAGATCTCGTGCTTATGTCTCTAGCAGCGGGACAGTTGGCGCTGTCCAAGGATGAGAAGACGATGGGATCCATCTTGGTCGACATTGGTGCAGGCGCGACGACCATTGCTGTATTCCAGAATGGAGCGATGATTGCGACGTCAACGTTGCCGATTGGCGGCGAATTCGTCACCAACGATATTGCCTATGGGCTTCGCACATTGACTGACCAAGCGGAGCGAGTGAAGCTGAAGTTCGGTTGCGCTTATGGTCCGGATGCGGAAGAGGATCAAGTCTTCAAAGTCATTCGCATTGGCAGCAATGTCGAGAAAGAATTCTCCCAATTAGATCTAGCGGCGATTATTGAACCTCGTGTTCAGGAAATCTTCCAAATGGTGCGTCAAGAGGTTAAGAGATTAGGATATAGCGAGATGCCAGGCGGATATATCTTAACAGGTGGAACAGTATGCATGGCAGGCGTGCTAAAAGTTGCCCAAACGGAACTGGAAGCGACTGTCCGCATTGCCGTTCCAGATTTTATCGGTGTACGTGATCCGGGCTACACGAGCGGTGTTGGTATTATTCATAGTGTCATTCGCACAGTTAGAATGCGTAATGCTTCACCTGCGAAGAAGGCTGCGAATCGTCCCAAAGCGCCAAAGAGTGTGGAAGAAAAGCCGGGTATTTTTGACCGTATGAAGAAATTTTTTGAGGATTTCATATAA
- the ftsZ gene encoding cell division protein FtsZ encodes MLEFDFEMESLAQIKVIGVGGGGSNAVNRMIDNGVKGVEFITVNTDAQALHLAKSEHRLQIGDKLTRGLGAGANPDVGKKAAEESREAIMNTLRGADMVFVTAGMGGGTGTGAAPVIAEIARECGALTVGVVTRPFSFEGRKRSTQAELGIEALKEKVDTLIVIPNDRLLEMVDKKTPMLEAFREVDNVLRQAVQGISDLIAEPALINLDFADVKTIMTERGSALMGIGVANGENRAAEAARKAIMSPLLETSIEGARGVIMNITGGMNLSLYEVNEAAEIVISASDPEVNMIFGARIEEDMKDDIKVTVIATGFESKPVHIPARRPVTAAQTEEAPDTRSTSHLRPFGNQPSGDQLDIPTFLRNRPRHND; translated from the coding sequence ATGTTGGAATTTGATTTTGAAATGGAGTCGTTAGCGCAAATAAAGGTCATCGGCGTAGGTGGCGGCGGTAGCAACGCAGTCAACCGAATGATTGATAATGGCGTTAAAGGCGTAGAATTTATTACTGTAAATACAGATGCTCAAGCGCTTCATTTGGCAAAATCGGAGCATCGTTTACAAATTGGTGATAAATTAACACGTGGACTTGGAGCAGGTGCGAACCCAGATGTGGGGAAGAAAGCTGCTGAAGAATCCCGTGAAGCGATTATGAATACTTTGCGCGGTGCAGATATGGTGTTCGTTACTGCAGGTATGGGTGGCGGAACAGGTACGGGTGCTGCTCCAGTGATTGCTGAAATCGCTAGAGAATGCGGTGCATTAACGGTTGGAGTCGTAACACGTCCTTTCTCTTTCGAAGGCCGCAAACGTTCTACGCAAGCAGAACTCGGTATCGAAGCACTGAAAGAAAAAGTAGATACACTTATTGTCATTCCGAACGATCGCCTATTGGAGATGGTGGATAAGAAGACACCAATGCTTGAAGCATTCCGTGAAGTCGATAACGTATTGCGTCAAGCGGTACAAGGTATTTCGGACTTGATCGCTGAACCAGCGTTAATCAACCTTGACTTTGCGGACGTGAAGACGATCATGACCGAGCGCGGCTCTGCATTAATGGGGATTGGCGTTGCGAATGGAGAGAACCGTGCGGCCGAAGCTGCGCGTAAAGCGATTATGAGTCCACTTCTCGAGACTTCGATTGAAGGCGCTCGTGGTGTCATCATGAACATCACTGGCGGGATGAACTTATCCTTGTATGAGGTCAATGAAGCAGCTGAAATTGTTATCTCGGCATCCGATCCAGAAGTAAATATGATTTTCGGTGCGAGGATTGAAGAAGACATGAAAGACGATATCAAAGTAACTGTTATCGCAACAGGGTTCGAATCGAAGCCGGTTCACATCCCTGCTCGCAGACCTGTGACTGCTGCACAAACGGAAGAGGCTCCAGATACTCGTTCTACGAGTCATTTACGACCGTTCGGCAATCAGCCGTCAGGCGATCAATTGGATATTCCGACCTTCTTACGCAATCGTCCTCGTCATAACGATTAA
- the spoIIGA gene encoding sigma-E processing peptidase SpoIIGA, with protein MVVYLDLIFLMNLLIDGALLWTTAWMRKIKPRIWRLIAASVLGASYVVMMFAPALSFLFTFLIKFLMSLGMLWIAFGFNSLQNYLRNMAAFYVINFVAAGGILGLHYLMQNSGDVLNGIWFSHSGGFQFNLKIGFWIIAIGLVVTFLLYRTVIRSRANKEAMTQFLAQVEVWIDQDQSSCIGLIDTGNQLTDPLTRSPVIVMEAGLWLNAFPEGWIDRLRDLSADQWIMEMQDASVPWQDRLRMVPYRGVNRGSTQWMIAVKPDKVILTHGGTTTECTKVLIGLDGGKLSSDGSYQAILHSALFHH; from the coding sequence CTGGTTGTATATCTTGATCTCATTTTTCTCATGAATTTGCTCATTGATGGTGCACTATTATGGACAACGGCATGGATGCGTAAAATAAAGCCTCGAATTTGGCGTCTGATTGCAGCGTCCGTTCTTGGTGCTTCGTATGTCGTGATGATGTTCGCACCCGCATTATCTTTCTTATTTACATTTTTAATTAAATTTCTGATGTCTCTGGGGATGCTCTGGATTGCGTTTGGATTTAACAGCCTACAGAACTACTTACGCAATATGGCAGCATTCTATGTCATAAATTTTGTGGCGGCAGGAGGCATCCTTGGACTCCATTACTTGATGCAGAATTCAGGCGATGTATTAAACGGCATTTGGTTCTCCCACTCCGGTGGATTTCAGTTTAATTTGAAAATTGGGTTCTGGATTATTGCCATCGGGCTCGTCGTTACATTTCTTTTGTATCGTACCGTGATACGCAGCCGTGCGAACAAAGAAGCGATGACGCAATTTCTCGCGCAAGTGGAAGTCTGGATCGATCAAGATCAGTCAAGCTGTATCGGACTCATTGATACCGGGAATCAGTTGACTGACCCGCTGACGCGCAGCCCTGTCATCGTCATGGAAGCGGGCTTATGGTTAAATGCGTTCCCCGAAGGATGGATTGATCGTTTGCGTGATCTCTCTGCCGATCAATGGATTATGGAAATGCAAGACGCATCCGTACCATGGCAAGATCGGCTCCGAATGGTTCCTTACCGTGGGGTGAACCGTGGCAGTACACAGTGGATGATCGCTGTCAAACCGGATAAGGTTATTCTGACTCATGGTGGAACGACCACGGAATGCACGAAGGTATTAATCGGTCTAGATGGCGGCAAGCTATCGTCAGATGGCAGCTATCAGGCGATTCTGCATAGCGCGCTATTTCATCATTAA
- the sigE gene encoding RNA polymerase sporulation sigma factor SigE: MLLKLKLTMQLNYYRILFLLGLKSEEIYYIGGSEALPPPLTREEEEYLLTRLSSGDTAIRAMLIERNLRLVVYIARKFENTGINIEDLVSIGAIGLIKAVNTFDPDKKIKLATYASRCIENEILMYLRRNSKIRTEVSFDEPLNIDWDGNELLLSDVLGTENDTIYRNIEEQVDRKLLHKALDKLSDRERVIMELRFGLTDGEEKTQKDVADMLGISQSYISRLEKRIIKRLRKEFNKMV; the protein is encoded by the coding sequence ATGCTCTTAAAACTGAAATTGACAATGCAATTGAACTATTACCGAATTCTTTTTTTGCTAGGGTTGAAGAGCGAAGAGATCTATTATATTGGCGGCAGCGAGGCCCTACCTCCGCCCCTCACGCGCGAGGAGGAAGAATATTTACTAACGAGACTATCCTCGGGAGATACGGCGATACGGGCGATGTTAATCGAACGCAACCTGCGGCTTGTCGTATATATCGCTCGTAAATTCGAGAACACCGGCATTAACATTGAGGATTTAGTCTCCATCGGCGCCATTGGACTCATCAAAGCTGTTAATACGTTCGATCCTGACAAGAAGATTAAGCTCGCGACCTATGCTTCACGATGTATCGAAAATGAGATTCTGATGTATCTACGTCGAAATAGCAAGATCCGAACAGAGGTATCATTCGACGAGCCGCTCAATATCGACTGGGATGGAAATGAGCTATTGCTATCCGACGTCCTTGGAACGGAGAACGATACGATTTACCGGAATATAGAGGAGCAGGTAGACCGCAAACTTTTACATAAGGCATTAGATAAATTATCGGACCGTGAGCGTGTCATTATGGAATTGCGCTTTGGACTCACGGATGGGGAAGAGAAGACCCAGAAGGATGTTGCGGATATGCTCGGCATATCACAGTCCTATATTTCACGACTGGAGAAGCGAATTATTAAACGGCTGCGAAAAGAATTTAATAAGATGGTATAA
- the sigG gene encoding RNA polymerase sporulation sigma factor SigG, translating to MTRNKVEICGVDTAKLPVLTNAEMRELFVALQQQNERAAREKLVNGNLRLVLSVIQRFNNRGEFVDDLFQVGCIGLMKAIDNFDLGQNVKFSTYAVPMIIGEIRRYLRDNNPIRVSRSLRDIAYKALQVRDSLTNKNAREPTIFEISEALNVPKEDVVFALDAIQDPVSLFEPIYHDGGDPIYVMDQISDDKNKDVSWIEEIALREAMRKLNDREKMILSMRFFEGKTQMEVAEEIGISQAQVSRLEKSAINQMQKHVKS from the coding sequence ATGACCCGAAATAAAGTCGAGATTTGTGGTGTGGATACTGCAAAACTGCCAGTTCTAACGAACGCGGAAATGCGCGAATTATTCGTCGCCTTACAACAACAAAATGAACGAGCAGCAAGAGAGAAATTAGTGAATGGCAATCTAAGGCTCGTACTCAGCGTCATTCAACGATTCAACAATCGCGGGGAATTTGTGGACGATCTGTTCCAGGTCGGCTGCATCGGGTTGATGAAAGCCATCGATAACTTTGATCTAGGTCAGAACGTCAAATTCTCTACGTATGCCGTACCGATGATTATTGGTGAGATCCGGCGTTACCTTCGGGACAATAACCCGATTCGCGTCTCACGCTCGCTACGAGATATTGCGTACAAAGCGCTTCAGGTTCGCGACAGCTTAACGAATAAGAATGCGCGTGAACCGACGATCTTCGAAATCTCTGAAGCGCTGAATGTCCCCAAAGAAGATGTCGTGTTCGCCCTAGATGCCATCCAAGATCCCGTATCGCTCTTCGAGCCGATCTATCATGATGGCGGAGATCCGATTTATGTGATGGACCAGATCAGTGACGATAAGAATAAGGATGTATCTTGGATTGAGGAGATTGCACTTCGTGAAGCGATGCGCAAACTGAACGATCGTGAGAAAATGATCTTATCTATGCGATTTTTCGAAGGGAAGACTCAGATGGAAGTGGCAGAGGAGATTGGCATATCCCAGGCACAGGTATCGAGACTTGAGAAATCGGCCATTAATCAGATGCAGAAGCATGTTAAATCGTAA
- a CDS encoding YlmC/YmxH family sporulation protein codes for MKISDFQTKDVINIVDGKKLGQISDLELDLRQGRISSIVVPNYNKFLGLFGGGTDLVIPWRNIVKIGADVVLVKMDETRVTKQEEYEPLSDRYERLDPMTRETRTYPS; via the coding sequence GTGAAGATATCGGATTTTCAGACGAAGGATGTTATTAATATTGTGGACGGGAAGAAGCTCGGGCAAATATCAGATTTGGAACTGGATTTGCGTCAAGGGCGGATCAGCTCGATTGTCGTGCCGAACTATAATAAATTTCTTGGTCTATTCGGTGGGGGAACCGACCTTGTGATTCCTTGGCGGAATATCGTGAAGATCGGTGCGGACGTCGTCCTCGTCAAAATGGATGAGACACGTGTCACGAAGCAGGAGGAATATGAGCCATTATCAGACCGATACGAGCGGCTGGACCCGATGACGCGAGAGACGCGAACCTATCCTAGTTAG
- the pgeF gene encoding peptidoglycan editing factor PgeF, with protein sequence MEPFVQQTRPSAPALFMLKPWITKGSDITAGFSSKNGGVSSGPYDSLNCAFHVHDRDEDVIRNREAIAEVLQLPFEAWTCGEQVHSNHVFEVKEEQRGLGRETRASAIQDTDALITNVPGVWLTSFYADCVPLYFWDPVVRAVGLAHAGWKGTVLEIAAKTIEKMGEAYGSIPSNIRTAIGPSIGACCYEVDEHVMQHVKDLAQTFALTDQDPPIYIAKPNGKFMLDLKQFNRHIMIKAGILPTNIECSTWCTSCQEEDFFSHRRDQGRTGRMISWIAIEKE encoded by the coding sequence ATGGAACCATTCGTACAACAGACTAGACCATCAGCACCTGCTCTATTTATGCTGAAACCTTGGATAACGAAGGGATCGGACATTACAGCAGGTTTTTCTTCGAAAAATGGCGGTGTCAGCAGCGGCCCCTATGACTCGTTAAATTGCGCCTTTCACGTTCATGATCGGGATGAAGATGTCATCCGGAACCGGGAAGCGATCGCAGAGGTGCTGCAGCTTCCGTTCGAGGCATGGACGTGCGGTGAGCAAGTGCATAGCAATCATGTGTTTGAAGTGAAAGAAGAGCAGCGCGGACTCGGACGTGAGACGAGAGCATCGGCTATCCAGGATACGGACGCATTGATTACCAATGTACCCGGCGTGTGGCTGACCTCGTTTTACGCCGATTGCGTTCCGTTATACTTCTGGGATCCTGTCGTTCGGGCGGTAGGACTTGCCCATGCAGGCTGGAAAGGAACTGTACTTGAGATTGCCGCAAAGACGATTGAGAAGATGGGCGAGGCTTACGGCTCGATTCCGAGCAATATACGGACTGCAATTGGTCCCTCGATTGGCGCCTGCTGCTATGAAGTAGATGAACATGTCATGCAGCATGTGAAAGACTTAGCACAGACGTTCGCTCTAACAGACCAAGATCCTCCGATTTATATCGCGAAGCCAAACGGGAAGTTCATGCTTGACTTGAAACAATTTAATCGACACATTATGATAAAAGCAGGAATTCTACCGACAAATATCGAATGTTCTACGTGGTGTACAAGTTGTCAGGAGGAGGATTTCTTCTCTCATCGACGCGATCAAGGAAGAACAGGTCGAATGATCAGTTGGATCGCAATAGAAAAGGAGTGA
- a CDS encoding YggS family pyridoxal phosphate-dependent enzyme codes for MALQERIELVEQRVNEACRRSGRLREDVHIIAVTKYVSLAMTESVLKHGLEHIGENRWQNAEEKWNALGNQGTWHFIGHLQTNKVKDVIGKFAYIHSLDRLSLAKELNKKAEALQMDVNCFVQVNVSGETSKYGMEPEQLVPFIEELRAYPRIRIAGLMTMAPFEYEAEQTRPVFRGLRTLRDELNQLAITEDPIQHLSMGMSNDFEVAIEEGATWIRLGSILVGDKEEV; via the coding sequence ATGGCATTGCAAGAGCGAATCGAGCTCGTGGAACAACGTGTGAATGAAGCATGCAGACGCAGCGGTAGACTGCGTGAAGATGTACATATCATTGCCGTAACGAAATATGTATCACTCGCGATGACGGAATCCGTGCTGAAGCATGGGTTAGAGCATATTGGTGAGAATCGTTGGCAGAATGCCGAGGAGAAGTGGAATGCGCTCGGGAACCAAGGGACATGGCATTTCATCGGTCATCTGCAGACGAATAAAGTGAAGGATGTTATCGGCAAATTTGCTTATATTCATTCGTTGGACAGGCTGTCGCTTGCCAAGGAATTGAACAAGAAAGCGGAAGCGTTACAGATGGATGTGAATTGCTTCGTGCAGGTGAATGTCTCTGGGGAGACGTCGAAGTATGGCATGGAGCCTGAACAGCTCGTTCCATTCATTGAAGAATTACGCGCATACCCTCGAATTCGGATCGCCGGACTCATGACGATGGCGCCATTCGAGTATGAAGCAGAACAGACACGACCGGTCTTTCGCGGATTGCGAACTCTACGGGATGAGCTTAACCAGCTTGCAATCACAGAAGACCCCATTCAACACCTTTCCATGGGAATGTCCAACGATTTTGAGGTGGCCATTGAAGAGGGAGCAACTTGGATTCGACTCGGCTCTATTTTAGTAGGGGATAAGGAGGAAGTGTAA
- a CDS encoding cell division protein SepF has protein sequence MGVMNRFMNFLGLQEEEEVVEREKITHEEEQEIETPSFEPRKNVKASNVVSIHSQKNAKVVLYEPRSYDEAQEIADHLRSRRSVVVNLQRIRKDQAMRIIDFLSGTVYALNGNISKLGINIFMCTPDTVEIQGAISEILSEEKDYS, from the coding sequence ATGGGCGTTATGAATCGGTTTATGAATTTTCTGGGGCTGCAAGAGGAAGAAGAAGTGGTCGAACGGGAGAAAATAACGCACGAAGAAGAACAAGAAATTGAAACCCCGAGCTTTGAACCACGTAAAAATGTAAAAGCAAGTAATGTGGTTAGCATCCACTCGCAGAAAAATGCCAAAGTGGTGCTCTATGAACCGCGTTCGTATGACGAAGCGCAAGAAATTGCAGACCATCTGCGTTCTCGCCGTTCTGTCGTTGTGAACTTGCAGCGGATTCGCAAAGATCAGGCGATGCGTATTATCGATTTTTTGAGCGGGACCGTCTATGCGCTGAATGGGAATATCTCTAAGCTTGGCATCAACATCTTCATGTGCACACCGGACACCGTTGAAATTCAAGGCGCAATCTCCGAAATCTTATCCGAGGAAAAAGACTATAGCTAA
- a CDS encoding YggT family protein, with the protein MLGQIYLYMIIVYVLLSWVPNARESFVGNLLAKLVEPYLSPFRKIIPPIGGMLDISPIVALFVLQFVIQGIIAVVHFIIPG; encoded by the coding sequence ATGCTTGGACAGATTTATCTATACATGATTATCGTGTATGTGCTTCTCTCTTGGGTGCCGAATGCGCGCGAGAGTTTTGTTGGGAATTTGCTTGCGAAGCTGGTCGAGCCGTATTTGAGTCCGTTTCGTAAAATTATTCCGCCAATTGGAGGTATGTTAGACATTTCGCCGATTGTTGCGTTGTTCGTTCTGCAATTCGTAATCCAGGGTATCATTGCAGTCGTGCATTTCATAATCCCAGGGTGA
- a CDS encoding YlmH family RNA-binding protein, whose product MSDLFNHFHPDERPFVDRAMEWVTNAGEYHEAKLTDFLDPRQAFIVQTLVNRHPDVAVRFDGGYPEAERRRAFIAPDYRHLESEKMGLVVLSVTSPDQKFIELDHGDYMGSILGLGMKRDKIGDIHVLETGCHCIVEEEISNYINIQLRQVHRIQVQTDILPIERLQTNVSQLEEMNLTVASFRLDGIASDVFRISRTKIVLPIKAGRCRINWKVEEDPSKPLKVGDVVSMKGLGRFKVLEIDGVTKKGRNRVKIGKFV is encoded by the coding sequence ATGAGCGATTTATTCAATCATTTTCATCCGGATGAGCGGCCTTTTGTGGATCGGGCGATGGAGTGGGTTACCAACGCCGGAGAATATCATGAGGCCAAGCTAACCGATTTCCTAGATCCGAGACAAGCATTCATTGTCCAGACGCTCGTGAATCGGCATCCGGATGTTGCTGTGCGATTCGATGGGGGATACCCCGAAGCAGAGAGACGCCGTGCCTTCATCGCTCCGGATTATCGGCATTTGGAGAGCGAGAAGATGGGGCTCGTCGTCCTCTCGGTTACATCTCCTGATCAGAAGTTCATTGAACTCGATCATGGCGACTATATGGGCTCGATTCTAGGGCTTGGCATGAAGCGGGATAAGATTGGTGACATTCATGTGCTCGAGACAGGCTGTCATTGTATAGTTGAAGAGGAGATTAGTAATTATATCAATATACAACTTCGTCAAGTACACCGGATTCAAGTTCAGACAGATATTCTTCCGATCGAGCGTTTGCAGACAAACGTCTCGCAGCTGGAGGAGATGAACTTGACGGTGGCTTCTTTTCGTCTAGACGGGATAGCGAGCGACGTCTTCCGCATAAGCCGCACGAAGATCGTATTGCCAATCAAGGCGGGGCGTTGTCGTATAAATTGGAAGGTGGAAGAAGATCCGTCGAAGCCGCTTAAAGTCGGGGACGTTGTTTCTATGAAAGGCTTAGGTCGCTTTAAAGTTCTTGAGATCGATGGCGTAACGAAAAAAGGCAGGAATCGTGTGAAAATCGGGAAATTCGTGTAG
- a CDS encoding DivIVA domain-containing protein, which produces MPLTPLDIHNKEFGRRLRGYDEDEVNEFLDQVIKDYESIIRENKDLQNQIFSLQEKLDHFANIEETLSKTIIVAQEAADEVKHNAKKEAQLILKEAEKNADRIVNESLVKSRRIALEVEELKKQASIYRARFRTLVEAQLELLSQDGWEALENRNQDNLLVEREREANEVY; this is translated from the coding sequence ATGCCGTTAACCCCGTTAGATATACATAACAAAGAGTTTGGCCGCAGACTGCGCGGATATGACGAAGATGAAGTGAATGAATTCCTTGACCAAGTCATTAAGGACTATGAGTCCATTATTCGTGAGAATAAAGACCTGCAGAACCAAATTTTCTCCCTGCAAGAGAAATTGGACCACTTTGCGAACATCGAAGAAACATTAAGCAAGACGATCATCGTCGCACAGGAAGCGGCGGATGAAGTGAAGCATAATGCGAAGAAGGAAGCTCAGCTGATTCTGAAGGAAGCAGAGAAGAATGCGGATCGCATTGTGAATGAATCCTTAGTGAAATCACGTCGGATCGCACTGGAAGTCGAAGAATTGAAGAAGCAAGCATCGATCTACCGTGCACGTTTCCGTACGCTCGTGGAAGCTCAGCTTGAACTCTTAAGCCAAGATGGGTGGGAAGCGTTAGAGAACCGGAACCAAGATAATCTCCTTGTTGAGCGTGAGCGGGAGGCGAATGAGGTCTATTAA